GCCTCGTTGAGATCGGGGTACTTATCAAAAAGTACCTTGGAAATGGCAGCCGTCAACGTGGTCTTACCATGGTCTACGTGACCGATGGTACCGATGTTAACGTGCGGCTTAGTCCGCTCGAACTTTGCCTTCGCCACGGGTTCCTCCTAGAACGTTTGCTGTTGACTTACTCTCAGCGACGCTATTCGTCACCGAAATCCTAAGTAAGTCTACTGGGGGCTTTTGATATTTAAGAAATTCTTGCTGCTTGGCGCCTGACCAAGTGTAGAACCTGCTACAGACGCCAAGCAAAAGTGCGACTACTCGCCGCGGGCCTTCTGGATGATTTCGTCGGCTACTGCCTTCGGAACCTCAGAGTAGCTGTCAAACTTCATCGAGTACACTGCGCGACCCTGGGTCTTAGACCGTAGATCGCCGATGTAACCGAACATGCCGGACAAGGGAACAAGAGCCTTGATGACCTTGACACCGCTTGCGTCCTCCATGGACTGCATCTGACCGCGACGGGAGTTGATGTCACCAATAACTTCACCCATGTATTCCTCAGGGGTGCGGACTTCAACTTCCATCAACGGTTCAAGCAGAACCGGGTTGGCCAACCGAGCGGCTTCCTTGAACGCCATACGACCGGCGATCTTGAAGGCCATTTCGGAGGAGTCAACATCGTGGGACGCGCCGTCAAGCAGCGTGGCCTGGATGCCAACCATCGGGTAACCTGCCAGCACGCCATCAGGCAATGCGGACTGAATTCCCTGGTCAACGCTGGGGATGTATTCGCGGGGAACACGGCCACCAGTGACCTTGTTCTGGAACGAGTACATTTCGCCATCGTGCGTATCCAGCGGCGCAATGGCAATCTGGATCTTGGCGAACTGACCTGAACCACCGGTCTGCTTCTTGTGCGTGTAGTCATGCTTGACCACAGCGCGCTTGATGGTTTCCCGGTAGGCAACCTGCGGCTTGCCAACGTTAGCTTCAACGTTGTATTCGCGGCGCATGCGGTCAACCAAAACATCCAAGTGAAGCTCGCCCATGCCGCCGATTTCGGTCTGGCCGGTGTCTTCATTGAGAAGGACGGTGAACGTCGGATCCTCAGCGGAGAGCTTCTGGATAGCCGTTGACAGCTTTTCCTGGTCACTCTTGGTCTTCGGTTCAATAGCAACGAAGATCACAGGATCAGGGAAAGTCATCGACTCAAGCACGATCGGATTTGCCGGATCACACAAGGTGTCACCAGTGGTGGTGTCCTTGAGGCCAATAACGGCGTAGATGTGACCTGCGTGGATTTCATCCACAGGCATTTCCTTGTTGGCGTGCATCTGGAACAACTTACCCAGACGCTCCTTCTTCTGCTTGGTGGAGTTCAACAGCTGTGTGCCGGAAGTTGCCTTGCCGGAGTACACGCGAATGAAGTTCAACTGGCCAAAGAACGGGTGAGCGGCAATCTTGAAAGACAGCGCCGAGAACGGTGAATCTTCGCTGGGCTCACGAGTGAACTCAACTTCTTCATTGCGCGGATCGTGACCAACCATGGCGCCAACATCCAACGGGTTCGGCAGGTAATCGATGACAGCATCGAGCATCGGCTGAACGCCGCGGTTCTTGAAGGCAGAGCCACAGAACACCGGGTAAATCTCAGAGTTCACGGTCAGCTTACGAATGCCAGCCTTGAGTTCCTCAACTGAAGGCTCGATGCCCTCGAGGTACTTCTCCATGAGCTCTTCGGAAGCCTCTGCAACCGCTTCAACAAGTGAAGCACGGTATTCTTCAGCCTTTTCCTGCAGATCCGCGGGGATCTCTTTGGTCTCGTAGTTGGCACCCATGGTGACATCACCCTTGGAGTCGCCAGCCCAAACGAAAGCCTTCATGGACAGCAGGTCAACAACGCCGATGAATTCACTCTCGGCACCGATGGGCAGCTGCATGATCAACGGTTTGGCACCCAAACGGTTGATGATGGTGTCCACTGTGTAGTAGAAATCAGCACCGAGTTTGTCCATCTTGTTGACAAAGCAAATACGCGGAACGTTGTACTTGTCAGCCTGACGCCAAACAGTCTCAGACTGAGGCTCAACGCCTTCCTTGCCGTCAAAAACAGCGACGGCACCGTCAAGCACTCGCAAAGAGCGCTCCACCTCTACCGTGAAGTCAACGTGGCCAGGTGTGTCAATGATGTTGATCTGGTTGTTGTCCCAGAAGCAGGTCACGGCGGCACTCGTGATGGTGATGCCGCGTTCCTTTTCCTGTTCCATCCAGTCAGTCGTCGAAGCACCATCGTGTGTTTCGCCGAGCTTGTGGTTCACACCCGTGTAGAACAGGATGCGCTCAGTTGTAGTGGTCTTGCCAGCATCAATATGCGCCATGATGCCAATGTTGCGGACCTTGTTAAGGTCTGTAAGCACGTCCTGTGCCACGGTTTCTCCCTTTTCTAGAGATGAGCGAGAAGAAAGCCGGCGGGGTCTCCGCCTGCCTCCTTCAAGGCTCTAGTTACCAGCGGTAGTGGGCGAAAGCCTTGTTGGACTCTGCCATCTTGTGGGTATCTTCGCGACGCTTGACAGCGGCACCAAGACCGTTTGAGGCATCCAGTACTTCGTTACGCAGACGCTCGGTCATGGTCTTCTCGCGGCGAGCCTTCGAGTAACCAACCAACCAGCGAAGTGCCAACGCGGTCTGACGACCGGGCTTGACTTCAACCGGAACCTGGTAGGTAGCGCCACCAACACGGCGAGACTTGACCTCAAGGCTCGGCTTGATGTTCTCCATGGCCTTCTTCAAGGCAACAACGGGATCAGCACCGGTCTTTTCACGAACACCCTCAAGTGCACCGTAAACGATGCGCTCTGCGGTGGACTTCTTGCCATCTACGAGAACCTTGTTGATCAACTGAGTGACCAAAGGGGAACCGTATACGGGATCTACTACTAGCGGCCGCTTGGGGGCCGGACCCTTGCGAGGCATATTACTTCTTCTCCATCTTTGCACCGTAGCGGCTGCGAGCCTGCTTGCGGTTCTTAACGCCCTGGGTATCCAATGCGCCACGGACGATCTTGTAACGAACGCCGGGAAGGTCCTTAACACGGCCTCCGCGAACAAGCACGATGGAGTGCTCCTGGAGGTTGTGGCCTACACCTGGGATGTAAGCAGTTACTTCCACGCCACCGTTAAGGCGTACACGTGCAACCTTACGGAGAGCCGAGTTCGGCTTCTTCGGGGTGGTTGTGTAAACGCGCGTGCATACGCCGCGACGCATGGGGCTGCCCTTAAGTGCGGGAGCCTTGGTCTTTGTGACCTTGGGTGTCCGGCCCTTTCGGACCAGCTGGTTAATCGTAGGCACTTTCGTGTTCTCCGTTGTTTTATCGTGTTGCTTGCCCCGCGGGCCACAATGATTGCGCCGATGAGGGTAAGCCTTTTACTGGTAGTCGCAGACTTGGCGACTTCACAGCGCCTAGGCATGCAAAAATGTGGCATTCGCTGTACAAGAACCGTACAACCCGGACCCGCATCCGCTTCCTACGCCTAAACGTTAGGAAAACGCACACTCTTATCCACTGCCACACTAACAATTACTATTTACATTACCACGGGTTATGCCATGCCCTCAAATCAAGGACATAAACGATCACACCCGGGCCGTTGACGGGACCTTGACAGCACGGGGTGCAGGCGCCAGTCTCGAAAGTACCCAGAAACCAGCACCCAGCACACGGCACACGGCACACGGCACACGGCAAGAAGTATTAGGCACATAGTGCCCTGTTCAAGGAGGCACGTAATGGCTGATGCAGATCTTGTGCTTGAAGGTGGCGGGGTTAAGAGTTCGGCGCTGGTGGGAGCTATTGCGGCAATGACCAGTTTTAGCGATCCTTATTCTTTCCACCGAATCGCTGGCGCTTCTGCCGGCGCCATCGTGGCTGGGCTGCTAGCGGCCGGACTGAGTGCGGCCCAAATCAAGAACGCCATGGACAGACTGGACTACACAAAGTTCATGGACCCCACCGGCTGCCTTTCCGGGTTGCCAATTGTGGGAGAAATTTCCGGGCTGCTGTTCCACCAGGGACTCTACGCCGGAGAGGTCCTCTACGAATGGCTCAAGGAAACCCTTGCCGCCCATGGCGTCCATACGTGGGCGGACCTAAAGGATAATGATCCGCAAAGCGCGTTGCCGGCATCGCAACGATACAAACTAGTGGTGATTGTCTCGGATATATCCCGGGGAATTATGCTCCGCCTGCCCTGGGACTATAGGGAACTACTGGGAGTGGATCCAGACACCGCCCCCGTAGCGGACGCCATCAGGGCATCTGCCTCCATCCCTTTTTTCTTCCGCCCCTGGACCTTGCCCACAGATCCGTCGGTTACCGGGCACAAGAATATTGTTTGCTCAGATGGTGGGCTACTCTCCAACTTCCCCATGTCGATCTTTGACAGAGATGACGGCGCACTCCCCCGTTGGCCAACAATTGGCATCAAGTTATCTGATACCAATACAGCCCGTACGCAGGACTGGAACCCCGAGCACAACAGCCTGGAACTGGCAAAATCACTACTGAGCACCATCATTGGGGCCGCGGATCGCAGCTATGTGAACGAGCCGCAGGCGTCCTCGCGGACAATCTTTATCAATACTTCCAATTACCGGGCCACCGATTTCAACCTCACACAGCAGGACAAGGACGCCATGTACGCCAGCGGATTAGCCAGCGGGGAGAGGTTTCTTGCACGCTGGGACTTCAAGAAGTGGCAGTCCGGAGACTACTCGATGTGATGGTGGGATAGCTTTGTTAAAGTACGACGGCGGTGACCCACCTTCACAGGTGAGTCACCGCCGTCGTACTTCACTTCTAACTGGGTCCGCAACCCCGAGGGGCCAACGCTTTGATCGCTAGCAATCAAAGCGTTGGCAGGAGCGCGGGATTAGCCTGAGAAGTTGGTGCCCAGGTCGTAATCATCCAAGGGAATCGCACGGAACTCGGCACCCAAGTCGCCGACGCCGCCCACATAGTCAAAGTCGCTGAACGCGCTGGGACCTGTGAACAGATTGGCCTTGGCTTCTTCCGTGGGCTCCACCGTAACGTCGGTGTAGCGCGGAAGACCCGTACCGGCGGGGATCAACTTACCAATGATCACGTTCTCCTTCAGGCCCAACAGTGGGTCTGATTTGCCTTCCATGGCCGCCTGCGTCAGAACGCGGGTGGTTTCCTGGAAGGACGCTGCGGAGAGCCATGATTCGGTAGCCAAGGAAGCCTTGGTGATACCCATCAGCTCGTTACGGCCCGATGCAGGCTTCTTGCCCTCGGACACTACGCGACGGTTTTCCGTCTCGAAGCGGCCGCGCTCGGCAAGCTCGCCCGGCAGCAGCTTCGAGTCGCCGGACTCGATGACTGTGACGCGGCGAAGCATCTGGCGGACAATAACCTCCACGTGCTTATCGTGGATGCCAACGCCCTGGCTGCGGTATACGCGCTGAACTTCCTCAACGAGGTGCTTCTGAGCGGCACGCGGGCCAAGGATACGCAGAACCTGCTTGGGGTCAACAGCACCCACAATGAGTTTCTGGCCAACCTCAACGTGCTCGCCGTCAGCAACCTGCAGGCGTGCTCGTCGCAGAACCGGGTAAGCGATTTCTTCGGTGCCGTCATCCGGTGTCAGGATCAAACGCATTGTCTTCTCGGACTCATCAATATTGATGCGACCGGCAGCTTCTGCGATCGGAGCGACACCCTTGGGGGTACGCGCTTCGAAGAGCTCCTGGATACGGGGCAGACCCTGGGTGATGTCCTCGCCACGGCTGGCAGAAACAGCACCACCAGTGTGGAAGGTACGCATGGTCAGCTGTGTGCCGGGCTCGCCAATGGACTGGGCAGCAATAATACCGACGGCTTCACCAATGTCCACGGTCTTACCCGTAGCCAAGGAACGGCCGTAGCAAAGTGCACAGGTACCAACGGTTGACTCACAGGTGAGTACTGAACGGACCTTGATCTCTTCAATGCCGGCTGCGAACAGCTTGTCAATGAGGACATCTCCGACGTCGGCGCCCGCAACAGCTAGAACCTGACCGTTAGAGTCCACAACCTCGGAAGCCAAGGTACGAGCGTAAACGCTGTTCTCAACTTCCTCGTGCAGCACAATCTCACCTGCGCCATCAACCACTGCGATCGGCAGGGTCAAACCGCGCTCGGTGCCACAGTCGTCTTCACGAACAATGACATCCTGTGAGACGTCAACGAGTCGACGGGTCAGGTAACCGGAGTTGGCTGTACGCAGAGCGGTATCGGCCAGACCCTTACGGGCACCGTGAGTAGCAA
This genomic window from Arthrobacter sp. TMP15 contains:
- the rpsG gene encoding 30S ribosomal protein S7; translated protein: MPRKGPAPKRPLVVDPVYGSPLVTQLINKVLVDGKKSTAERIVYGALEGVREKTGADPVVALKKAMENIKPSLEVKSRRVGGATYQVPVEVKPGRQTALALRWLVGYSKARREKTMTERLRNEVLDASNGLGAAVKRREDTHKMAESNKAFAHYRW
- a CDS encoding patatin-like phospholipase family protein; the protein is MADADLVLEGGGVKSSALVGAIAAMTSFSDPYSFHRIAGASAGAIVAGLLAAGLSAAQIKNAMDRLDYTKFMDPTGCLSGLPIVGEISGLLFHQGLYAGEVLYEWLKETLAAHGVHTWADLKDNDPQSALPASQRYKLVVIVSDISRGIMLRLPWDYRELLGVDPDTAPVADAIRASASIPFFFRPWTLPTDPSVTGHKNIVCSDGGLLSNFPMSIFDRDDGALPRWPTIGIKLSDTNTARTQDWNPEHNSLELAKSLLSTIIGAADRSYVNEPQASSRTIFINTSNYRATDFNLTQQDKDAMYASGLASGERFLARWDFKKWQSGDYSM
- the rpsL gene encoding 30S ribosomal protein S12, which gives rise to MPTINQLVRKGRTPKVTKTKAPALKGSPMRRGVCTRVYTTTPKKPNSALRKVARVRLNGGVEVTAYIPGVGHNLQEHSIVLVRGGRVKDLPGVRYKIVRGALDTQGVKNRKQARSRYGAKMEKK
- the fusA gene encoding elongation factor G — protein: MAQDVLTDLNKVRNIGIMAHIDAGKTTTTERILFYTGVNHKLGETHDGASTTDWMEQEKERGITITSAAVTCFWDNNQINIIDTPGHVDFTVEVERSLRVLDGAVAVFDGKEGVEPQSETVWRQADKYNVPRICFVNKMDKLGADFYYTVDTIINRLGAKPLIMQLPIGAESEFIGVVDLLSMKAFVWAGDSKGDVTMGANYETKEIPADLQEKAEEYRASLVEAVAEASEELMEKYLEGIEPSVEELKAGIRKLTVNSEIYPVFCGSAFKNRGVQPMLDAVIDYLPNPLDVGAMVGHDPRNEEVEFTREPSEDSPFSALSFKIAAHPFFGQLNFIRVYSGKATSGTQLLNSTKQKKERLGKLFQMHANKEMPVDEIHAGHIYAVIGLKDTTTGDTLCDPANPIVLESMTFPDPVIFVAIEPKTKSDQEKLSTAIQKLSAEDPTFTVLLNEDTGQTEIGGMGELHLDVLVDRMRREYNVEANVGKPQVAYRETIKRAVVKHDYTHKKQTGGSGQFAKIQIAIAPLDTHDGEMYSFQNKVTGGRVPREYIPSVDQGIQSALPDGVLAGYPMVGIQATLLDGASHDVDSSEMAFKIAGRMAFKEAARLANPVLLEPLMEVEVRTPEEYMGEVIGDINSRRGQMQSMEDASGVKVIKALVPLSGMFGYIGDLRSKTQGRAVYSMKFDSYSEVPKAVADEIIQKARGE